The Montipora foliosa isolate CH-2021 chromosome 6, ASM3666993v2, whole genome shotgun sequence genome includes the window ATGCTTTCTGCAATGAATGATTATATTGCTCCATTTCTTAAGCAATATTTTAGTGGTCCCCTCTGTTTTGAGTCCATAAGCTCTAAATTTTGTGAAGTGCAAAAATCATGCAccattaaaattttattaccttaattaattaaatttaaacaaCTGCACTAGCTATGCCtattgaaaaaaatttgtttCCCAGTTATTCCAAATGTAAATTCTTCTTAACACTAAggcttattcttttcaaatgtAGGTCAATCATTTGCAGTACACCTTTGTACACACTGTATTCTTCCCTTGAATTAAATATCAAGTAGAACAGAAAACCAGACAGTATGACAGTGATGATCATGCGAATCAAATAGAGGAACTTGCCCAAAGTGCAGTGTAATGACAGTGGCGAGTCTTTGCTAACAGGAAATAGAATGGGCGATATGACAAAAAAGAGCATAATGCAGGCAATGAATATCTGCATGTACTGTGGACTTGCCAGGGCATCAAGAGCTGTAGATATGACTTTGTGGCTGGCTGCTAATACTTCTTGTATTCTGTGGGTCTCAGGCACAGCTCCTTGCACACCATCTAGAGAAAAGAATGAAATTGACAGATGACATACAGCAAAACATGAAATGTTTTCTTACCTTCTCATGTTTCTTGCCAGCCATTCCAGAGGCCTGTGAACCCTCTGTGAGTTGATGGCATTCATAAAACAATCAATTTTACATTATTGGACAATATTATCATTGCTGTCCAATGATTttcattagtataaatacacaggtgattatacaaaatcgcgcgctctcattggctcgctatctcggattatcagccgataatcacctcgacggacaaaatggctgccagtagttgttttgccactgtaagtgaagatgatttcacgttgaaatgttttttttttctcttttttgaaataatcacctgtgtatttatactaacacaattattcgcctcaggctcagtgattataggtgaatattcaccttgacttcgtctcgttgaatattcaccgataatcacttcgccttcggcgaataattgttaattattatccATTGCACCTGCTATCATGAATTCATGTTCTTGTAACTAAACTCTTTGACAATCAGTAAGAGATATGAGTAAAAAACTTCTACTTTTTCTCTTGGTATTGACCttagcccattgactcctgggagtgcgACTTAACAGATTATTTTACTCGCCTATGGGGGTGGCCCAGGGGCACCTGAGAAGTGAATGGATGAACCAGTCAAAAATTATGTCCCCTCCATTGACCCACTGACTCCTGGCAGTTCTTTTGTCCGTCTTACAACGAACTACCGATCCTCTTGGGAACCTTGGAGAGCGGTTGCTGTCTGCAGTACCTTGAGCAGCTCTTACACCACTCTCATACTTTTGGAACTTCTCAAGTGTATCAATGTTGATATACACAGTCTGAGGAGTAGAATGATTCACCAATTCTCAATAAAATCATGGTCAAATTTCAACCACTGAAAAGTGCTTGATGTCCTCTAATATGTGTGAAAAGCAAAAAGCAGGATGCTCATGGCATAAAAGGAAGTTACAGTATTTCATCTTCCATTGTTTTTATTCTCATGATCTCATCTTTTTTTCTGTTAGAGAAGGGGAAAATGCGTAACCACTAACAGACTCAAAAACTATAACTGTATAACCTAACTTCAAATTATCTTTTGGCACCAAACAACTTAGCCGTGGCTCTTACCTCTTTTGTCTGTTCCTGGCAAATCATTCACAACAAATTTTGCCGACACACCTTCGTGGTCTGAAAAGGAGAACTTCTTCCCTGGCACAAGACGCATTGTAACTTCACATTCAACACATTTCAAGCTATCTTCAGCGCAGCGGTAGAATATGTAGTCTATTCGATTGCCATCATTCGGTCCTCCCTTGACCAGACTATTACCTCCTGAGAATGTATTCTGGCTGACATCTGCTGTGTTGCCATAGCAACCAGACTTTAAAGAAATACAATCCATCAGTGGTAGTCCTGCATCTCTCAATTGAACTCTTAACCAATAACAATAACTTATTATTAATCACTGAAGTATTGGAGGATACCAAGTACATGTAGGTGCCACTCTGATGGTGAATAGGGAAGCAGCAAATGTGACTGTGGATGGTAGTGATATCGGAAAGATGATACTTCTgacataaaattaatttaaaggagGATGAAGAAAACTAGCAAGGTGCtgcaaacaatgaaaaaaatttaatgttgagCATGAAGCAAAGCCTGAGGATTCCCCACCAAATAACAAAGCTGATGCCTGGAAATGACTGGTCTTGAAcaagttttaatattttagttacACAAAAACACACCTTAACTTGTCCATGTTTTCCCCAAGCATCAACTAATCCAGTGACATCTTTGATAATCCTGTAACACAACTCTGATGGTTTACAATTCATGTCCCCGCATACGATGACAGTATCAGTGGGCTGCGTCAGATGCTGAATAAACTGTGACAGCTGGTAAGACTGCACAAGGCGGTGTGACA containing:
- the LOC138007543 gene encoding putative neutral sphingomyelinase isoform X1 produces the protein MKMADEMQSTLRVLTLNCWGIPYVSKMWEERKILIAEELAKGCYDVVALQEIWRRRDFELISQKVRNALPHSHYFYSGVIGSGVCVLSRYPIVDAFTYRYSLNGYMYNITHGDWFGGKAVGYCVIDHPKQQIHFFATHMHAEYGESHQYVSHRLVQSYQLSQFIQHLTQPTDTVIVCGDMNCKPSELCYRIIKDVTGLVDAWGKHGQVKSGCYGNTADVSQNTFSGGNSLVKGGPNDGNRIDYIFYRCAEDSLKCVECEVTMRLVPGKKFSFSDHEGVSAKFVVNDLPGTDKRDGVQGAVPETHRIQEVLAASHKVISTALDALASPQYMQIFIACIMLFFVISPILFPVSKDSPLSLHCTLGKFLYLIRMIITVILSGFLFYLIFNSREEYSVYKGVLQMIDLHLKRISLSVKKNLHLE
- the LOC138007543 gene encoding putative neutral sphingomyelinase isoform X2; this encodes MKMADEMQSTLRVLTLNCWGIPYVSKMWEERKILIAEELAKGCYDVVALQEVYDSRCYELWSFSKVSGVIGSGVCVLSRYPIVDAFTYRYSLNGYMYNITHGDWFGGKAVGYCVIDHPKQQIHFFATHMHAEYGESHQYVSHRLVQSYQLSQFIQHLTQPTDTVIVCGDMNCKPSELCYRIIKDVTGLVDAWGKHGQVKSGCYGNTADVSQNTFSGGNSLVKGGPNDGNRIDYIFYRCAEDSLKCVECEVTMRLVPGKKFSFSDHEGVSAKFVVNDLPGTDKRDGVQGAVPETHRIQEVLAASHKVISTALDALASPQYMQIFIACIMLFFVISPILFPVSKDSPLSLHCTLGKFLYLIRMIITVILSGFLFYLIFNSREEYSVYKGVLQMIDLHLKRISLSVKKNLHLE
- the LOC138007543 gene encoding putative neutral sphingomyelinase isoform X3, with translation MMSWLSKSGVIGSGVCVLSRYPIVDAFTYRYSLNGYMYNITHGDWFGGKAVGYCVIDHPKQQIHFFATHMHAEYGESHQYVSHRLVQSYQLSQFIQHLTQPTDTVIVCGDMNCKPSELCYRIIKDVTGLVDAWGKHGQVKSGCYGNTADVSQNTFSGGNSLVKGGPNDGNRIDYIFYRCAEDSLKCVECEVTMRLVPGKKFSFSDHEGVSAKFVVNDLPGTDKRDGVQGAVPETHRIQEVLAASHKVISTALDALASPQYMQIFIACIMLFFVISPILFPVSKDSPLSLHCTLGKFLYLIRMIITVILSGFLFYLIFNSREEYSVYKGVLQMIDLHLKRISLSVKKNLHLE